One part of the Mariniblastus fucicola genome encodes these proteins:
- a CDS encoding flagellar motor protein MotB: MAREKPPEPPPEDIPVWFMTYSDVITLLMTFFILLLTFSTTEPEKFDKVQPSSFGSSGATGIVGHVHERMDNKSWVERIRPRAARIAINGSEIPPMNTAPQDRASGLGIESASEEEAEKDVMTTNSFKMKFNRLVNNNGNVTPRGIALASLLTQQLRSMPVHCSIRFANQGDSKRATAFLLHLYEVHGVRPGQVGIGWADNLQSDLVAFDMERYEQ; this comes from the coding sequence ATGGCGAGGGAGAAACCACCCGAACCACCTCCGGAAGACATTCCTGTCTGGTTCATGACCTACAGCGACGTGATCACTCTGTTGATGACATTCTTCATTCTGTTGCTGACGTTTTCCACAACGGAACCAGAAAAGTTTGACAAGGTGCAACCCAGTTCGTTCGGTTCGTCCGGAGCGACAGGCATCGTGGGACACGTGCACGAACGCATGGACAACAAGTCGTGGGTGGAACGAATCCGACCACGAGCAGCACGCATCGCGATCAACGGTTCGGAGATTCCTCCAATGAATACGGCTCCACAGGACAGAGCATCCGGGCTTGGCATCGAATCGGCTTCCGAGGAAGAGGCAGAGAAGGATGTTATGACGACAAATTCCTTCAAGATGAAGTTCAATCGACTGGTCAACAATAATGGAAACGTAACGCCGCGAGGAATTGCCCTGGCTTCACTTTTGACACAACAACTCAGATCAATGCCGGTGCACTGCTCCATTCGTTTTGCGAATCAGGGCGATTCCAAACGGGCGACCGCGTTCCTGTTACATCTTTACGAAGTCCACGGAGTCCGGCCGGGACAGGTCGGGATCGGTTGGGCGGACAACCTTCAGTCTGACTTGGTTGCATTCGACATGGAGAGGTACGAGCAGTAG
- a CDS encoding flagellar motor protein MotB, whose translation MAKKQKKIDAGPSKAYLLSFGDTMTALLAFFIVLNSLAEDQTGANMHAGTGSFVNAFAKSGMPGGNPGNRSSDMIQQASQAPIYALGKNLDKNEKQGLSEPEGKIGPDDADSKDRVLDREKEEFQKFLYAMEKKFGLETKPPISNQVVFDSFQRFKEKDGTLGDHAIKLAAELIPKLRQNGSKLEIIIWARMPSSGEVNRELSKSFDVKKEIEKLFWLTPAMKNQIRYTVKPWLFTDAKRPVVSFVMSETER comes from the coding sequence ATGGCGAAAAAGCAAAAGAAAATTGATGCTGGACCGAGTAAGGCGTATCTACTGTCTTTCGGAGACACGATGACGGCGTTGCTTGCGTTCTTCATCGTTTTAAACTCGTTGGCGGAGGACCAAACGGGAGCCAACATGCATGCCGGCACTGGTTCTTTTGTCAACGCGTTTGCCAAATCCGGAATGCCTGGCGGCAACCCTGGCAACCGCTCTTCGGACATGATTCAACAAGCCAGCCAGGCTCCGATTTATGCGTTGGGCAAGAACCTGGACAAGAATGAAAAGCAAGGATTGAGCGAACCGGAAGGCAAAATCGGACCTGACGACGCGGACTCAAAAGACCGAGTGCTCGATCGGGAAAAAGAAGAGTTCCAAAAGTTCCTGTACGCCATGGAAAAAAAGTTTGGCCTCGAGACGAAGCCCCCGATCTCCAACCAGGTCGTTTTCGATTCGTTCCAGCGGTTCAAGGAAAAGGACGGAACACTTGGCGATCACGCGATCAAACTGGCCGCCGAACTGATCCCGAAACTTCGTCAAAACGGTTCGAAACTTGAAATCATCATTTGGGCAAGAATGCCCAGCAGCGGCGAAGTCAATCGCGAGCTTTCGAAAAGCTTCGACGTCAAGAAAGAGATCGAAAAGCTGTTCTGGCTCACGCCGGCGATGAAAAACCAGATTCGATACACCGTAAAACCATGGCTGTTCACGGACGCAAAACGACCTGTAGTCTCGTTCGTCATGTCGGAAACCGAACGATAA